The Chelmon rostratus isolate fCheRos1 chromosome 9, fCheRos1.pri, whole genome shotgun sequence sequence tgtgtgtgtgtgtgtgttcgcatgTGCAGAAGTGTGACGTTCTTCCCACAACAAACGTTCGTCCACATCCTCTCACTGGTATCCCTAGTGACGACAGGACATCATTTAAATCACTTCCTCGTAAAAGGTCATCCTCATCCTTTACGCAGAGAATTTCCTCCCACTCCCCTCACCGTCTTTATAGGCTACTACACACACCGGGAAGGCgtgtgcaaacacacgcacgtgcgcgcgcacacacacacacgcacccccACCCTGCGTGCTAGACTTTGACCAGAGCGATGCGGACAGGGGCTGTGAATGGATGAGTGTGTGGAGGAGACAGCGGCTGGGAGCGCGTGGGATGACAGAATAGGAAATGCACATGTTTAAAAGGGGAAATGGGGCTATTTATACATATCATAACCCATCAGAGAGGACGTCACGAGAGTGCGCACTGTGGTGGGGGCACGAGGCTGGGGGCACCTTGAGGTTACTAGAcagtgaaaagagaaataagAGGATGAagtgcagacaggcaggcagactgGCAGatggtcagacagacagttgagcaggcagacaaacactCAGTTCAGGCAGCCAGGGTGCAGCCAGGCAGACGAAAGCTAAAATAATATTGGAGCAATTAGCTGTTTGATGTCAGAGCGCCTCGGGAGAggctgcgtgtgtttgtttgtgtgcatctcaGTATCAAAGCCGTTAACGAGTCAGAGGGCCGATCACAGGAGACAGGATGAATGGACGGATCAATGGAGGTGCAGGAGCCGAGGAACAGCACAAGGGCTGCGCACATGAAAGGAGGTGGCGCGGCAAAGAGAGACCACCGCGGGCTGAGATCAGAAACTTTCTGTCTGATCAATAATGTATTTCCCTTCTTCGTTTTCCCCTCGCAGCGCCGCACCCCATCAGCAGATCTCACGCGGAGGGATGCTGAAATCACAGGCCGGGCAAGAGGACTCGCTCTTAATTGACTCGTCTGGTTGAAAACAGGTTAAATAGAAAAGCAAACGCATCAAACAGATAATACTGACAGGGGATTAAAGGGAAGGATGATGGGAGATGTGAATGAAAGAGGAGATGGGAGATCTCTCTGGAAGCCTGGAGGGATCAAGTTTGGATGTGTTTGAAGTGCTTTTTCATGGCGGAACGAGTGATCTGTCTCCTTTTATTCAATGATGCCTCGAAATAGGACCGAGGAAGAGGTAGTAACGCTTTAAACACAGCAGTTAATAAATTGCAGGGTTCATCAGGGCTCGCCAGGATGCCATGAGCAAAGCGCCCGTGTGCAGGGATAAAGATAAGGCAAGGCTGCCATCTAGCGGCGGCGCGGCGCAATAGCGCCGtgcacacaacaaaaaaatcgACAAAATGGAGCCCGGTGCTCGGCCATGACAATGCAGGTCAGAGGGGCTGCAACTGCTGTACAAAACGGCGAAGGAACCGCGACACGGCGCCGCAATGTGTGGGAAACACAGGCAGTGAGTCATAGGTAAATGAACTCTCACCAGCGCTGCCAATCAaatgcagccaatcagatcttCTTTAAGCTCTTTTCATAGAGGGCACTGCAAACCCATGCAGCATGTCACCAAAAAGCATCCTCTGGCATATTTTTACCGCACGTCTGAGCTTGAATGAACAGGGcaaacatgcattcacacactgtcagtgCTGGGGGCcagtgcgcgcacacacacacacacacacacacacacagaaagctcaGGAGAAAAGTGGCCTATTCATTCTGAACCTTCTTGATGGCCTACGTGCAGCTTCTCATCCCTGCTGCTGCCAGGCTCCTACCATGCAGCACGCCCTGTATGCCCAAACTAAATACGGAGCTCTGTTCATAAGATGTTGCTAAATAAATCGGTGATATCTTGTTTGGGGGGTTGGCGGGTGAATGTGGGTCAGCGTCGCTCATGCTTGAGTTCATGGAGAGTTAAATCTGACTGTGTGAAGCCTGAAGGGGAATGAAGATGCAGGGGTGGATAGACACTGTCTGCTCCTTCAGAGGATCCGGGCCTCTGtagaccaacacacacacacagcactaacttctctgtctctgctgacgGCTGCAGGACGGGGTGCAGGCTTCAGTAGAGGCCTTTAGTCAGCTGTTGAGTGCAACACGCTTTAATATTTTAGTGCTTCACAACACTTGTGAATCATTCTGCGAGGATGAGGAACTACGGAGCGGATGTCTCCTTATCAGAGAATCCTAGAATAGTGTCCCGGCCACGGCTGACCTTTGCTGACCCGAGCTCCCCGCGGACCCTCAGCAACAGTCCCACAGGATGAATCACGCTGGTTTCAACCCTCAGCGAGCATGTGCCGACCCACAGCGAGTTCAGAGGATCGACGAAACTTCCACAAATTAGACGGAGGATGAAGTGCCCGTGTTGAGGGTCTGTATCCTGCAGCAGCGGCCTCGGAGGAAACGCTGGATTTGCTCTGTGGTGAAATTACATTACAGGCTTGTTTCCTTCAGTCAAAGGTTGCGTCAGCAGTCTGAACTCTGCTTCATGTCCTGCACCTAAAATGAACATGTGCATCAAAGGTCTGACATCTCCCTATAAACACAGAACAGCTCTCATATGCGGTAAAGAACAGAGAATTTACTAGAACTAGATTACAGGATTGAATATAGATTTAACTTGTCGTTTGCATCAGTGTTGCATTTACTGACAAAATTAAAGTGGGATTTAAGGCTGCACATTCAAGCTGCTACTGAAGTTGCCTGCACTTGTAGATGTATGCTTACAAAGTTCACAGAAAAGCTCTTTTTTATGGAATATTAAGGTGTTAACGTGGAAGCTCTCACTTTATCTCTGCAAGAAACAAACACGAGACACCGATTCGAGGAAAATTCCCAGGACTTCTTTTTATTAAGAGAATTTCAGAACATAAGAGAGGGACCAGACACCTGCATTTGTCAGAGAAGGTTTCCAAATTCAGTCGTTTTAAAAAAACCAGAGTGTTTAGAAAAGCCGACATGACAGCGTGGATGGAGCAGGAGCTGTTGTACACGCAGGGTCGTCTAGGAGACAGGTCGGAGGCAATCGCTGTTCCCGGAATGTTTCACATgttcatcttcctctttcttaTGTGGACAACACACTTCaacacgctttttttttttttaaaacacgatttcaatggaaaaaaaaaaaaaaaacaagagacagaAGCAAAAGGGAACTCACTGCACATTTAGAGGTCTAAAAGAATCACCCACATTAACATGGCTGAACCGTTAATAAAACATGGATAAAGGTTGAACTGTCGGGGGGAGGAAGGTCTAAtctgtggaggaagaagaggggaggaggagggcgggaAGGGAGAAGAGCGgggaaggagggaaaaacacaggagtaCACAACTCACAACATAGCCAATCCGGCAGGGACGCACTTTCTACACCACACAAGCCTTCAACAATCATGAAATGCCATTTAAAAAAGATTTTAGTGTGTTCATCTTGCTTGCAGACACTTGATATGACCACTGCAAATCTGCAAGGCGCTCCATAATCAGCTTTGCTTTTTGTGCTAAAAATCTGTACGGATACTTATAAAATCATTGATAAAAATATTCCTCTGTTAACAATACGCCTTGGAGGGAAACCATGTGAGAGACTTGGGggggctggctggctggctggggGGTTCAGGGGGGGGAGAGGGATcgtagaggaggaggaggaagcttGGGCAGTGGTGCTACTCGGACTTGGCCTCCTCCTTGGCCTCCTCGGGGGCCGCCTCCACCTGCGGGTCAAAGCAGACGGGTCAAGGTCAAGACTCGATCCGGCGCCGCGCGCCTGAAGCCTCAAAGTGCCGCTCCGCCGGTCTACCCACCTCGTTGGTCTTGGCCTCTCCGTTCTCAGAGTGGTTTTCCTCGTTTGCCTCTGCCTCTGCGTTCTCCTTCGCCTTCTTGGTCTTCTTGTCCTCCTTCTTGTCATTCACagccttttctttctgcaggGGGGGCCACAAAACAGGCGGTCAGCGAGCTGAACGTGCGCTCGAGGCCCGCGGCTTCCGCTTTGGGATGCGAGTTCACGGACTGTCGCTGTCTTACCTTCGCTGCCTTCTTGGCCTTTGGTTCCGGCTTGGGTTGGACCGGTTTCTGTGAAAGGACAGACTGCTGCATTTGAATACAACACTACTCTCTATGCTAACGTGTCACCTTTCTGAACGCACTGGAAGACACATTTTAATGGACAACCAAGAATCAAACTCCAAAATGTTCCCTATGAGGAAGCTTCTTCTAACGCAGACATCATCTGAGGGTTTATAACATCAACATGTCTGCCCCTAACCAGCTTTTTTTAGGAATATTAAGAGCCTCTGCTATGCCTGCTGTTGGTATTAAGTATGTATTGTTCCAGCTCTGcactttttaatgcaaaaactGTTCTGAATGCTGTTTCAGTCATGTAATAAGGCATTATATTAGCTTTAAGGCATGTCTGTCAACTTAATTACGGCCTAATTCACTACTTAAATGAACTTAACTCATTCTTAAGTTTAACAATGTCAAAAAAAGAAGGTTTTGAGGTTTAGTATTGTCAGGAAGCAAACTAAAGtatttgataaaaagaaaatctacTCCTCAACCTGTTTTTGCTCCTCTAAAAGCAAAGTATTGCTTAACCTGGCTTGCTGCATGTGTGGAACTACTTTTAAACACCCTGCCATGTCTTTTTAATCTAAATCTGTCGATGTGAATGAGCTGGCTGAGTTCGTATGTGCGTCTTCTTACCGCCGATAACCGGGCCGATCTCCTCTGAGgctgaaacagaacaaagagtGTTATCGGGGGGGCGTTCGCTCTGATCGGGACTGAATTCTGGAAACACACCTTTAATTTCAACACTTAAGTACTTTCTCCCCCACGTGTCCCACTACTGattgaaatgtcattttaatcacATGTGTGAGGCGCTGCTGAACGTGGCCCCGCTtacctcctccttttctcctccttctgttcCGTGAggctgaaagacagaaatataacGAGttaaaatggggaaaaaaataaatatgacacTTCTGAAAGTTTAGATGGTGTTTATACGAACAGGAAGCAGTGGCTAAATGCTCCAGGGCCATATTACACATAATTACACACCTGCTGAAAAAACTTTTTAGCTTCACGTGAAAACAaaaatttatttcaaatacagGCCATTTTAAAGGACTACAGGCCAGAAATGTCGGGCTACTGCACGCTTTCAGTAATGGGCTGTGAGGGCTCAGCCATGTGGGCCTCTGGAGCCATATTCTGAGGGCCCGGGCCCTGCTTGTCCCTTTCACTCccccatctctttctctcattcaaTGCATGAAGCTCAGATTTGAAAGCTGGCGCGGGAGTCTTTGAGAAGGGGGAGGGACCTGCCGCGGCTCGCGGGCTCCACCTGGCGGCGGAGCCACGCCATCGCAGCCATTTGGGACTatgaacaaagagagaaaatatacatttttatcgAAACGCCGCGGCGAATGTACGCTTTTACGGCCAAAATGCAAAGTAAAGGCACTAAAGCATTTTCTAGTGGCATTTTTGGCCGGTTTGGCGGCGAAATGGCGATAAGTGAAGCGTTTGTTCTCGGTAGGTCGGCGACGAAGGTGGACAAGAGCTGCAAAGCATGGCTGCTGCTTGTGCTTTAACTGCATGGAGACCGAAAGAGACTTCTGACTCTCCAAAGGACAGCGGCTCTCGGAAGAAAACGCGTTTTATAGGCCGTGTCCGAGCAGGAAAATATTCATTCTAACacataaaaaatgtacattatatCTAGAAAATAGGCAAAAATTACCAGCGATAAATACCGACTATACATAACGTTATAATTAAGTAATGTCTCAGAGGGATGTCTTCACAATCGTTTGCATTGCATTAATAGCTGATATCCCCttcaaactattttttttatctccagAATACGTACCTTTCTCTTGGGCATGTTGATCTCTTGGAGGTTTTCTTACAAATACAactaaaaactgtttttcttagTGGGTTCAGTGCATGTGAAGACGAGTGTCTCCCTTATGCTCGGCAGTGTAGTAAACACActggaacagagaggagagtggtTGAATGGGGGGAGGGGTGCGGCTAAAGGCATGATGGATAGGCCCTCGGCCAATCAGGTGACGCCATTCGGGGCTGCAGAACACTTGGAATTTTGGAGCCGGTGATGATCTGAGGTCTGCGCGAATGGCTTCTTGTAGGGAGATGGGAGGAAGCCTGCAAGAATGAAAGGGTTGCATCCGAGGACGTGTTGCCCCGATACAAGTGTGTTTAATTACAGTGAGCCAGAGGCCGCGCGGCTGACCTGCACGCACCGCCGTGCAGGCCCCGGCGGCAGGAGACATGCCCCCGCGCAAAGCCGTGCATCCTCGCTGGCTCGTCTAGAAGCCCGGGCTCACATCTGCAGCCGCCAGCGAGGAGAAATTTCACCGCAAATTCACTTCGTCTCTGAGTCCAATATGGCGCCCACTCCTCTCcgacacattttttttttgtttgtcagtcgGCTTTCCTAAATTCGTTTCAGGGGAAAAAGCCTTGCGTCGCCTGCCCCAGACGCCTGCAGGGGGCCCACGAAGCCCGTGTAATGTTGAGGCTGCACAAGACGGCGCTTCAGCGCCTGTGCTGTTGCACAAAAGCGCCCAAGTGTTCAAAATCACAGcggatttttatttatttcttaaatcCACCCTCCCTCAACCAATCGCTTATCAAACCCGCATTTACCAGAACACCTGCCGCGGTGCACACCGGCGACGTTAAAGCAACAACAGCCCACGTCTGGCTTGCAGACAATGGGGTCGATGCTGAAATATTCAGACAGTATAACCCTGTTGTCTTGCCGTCCTGATAGGCCTGCAGCCTCCCTGTGCGCGCGCGTACGTGTCTGCGAGTGTGTGCTCCCGCTCGACacagggggggagagagagagagggggagggtggggggagaAAGACGAGGAGGGGCGGGGAGGAAGAGTAGAGGCGGAGGAGGAATGCAAAGCTCCATCCAGCGCTGAGAGCATTTGCGCAGATAGTGTGCGCTGCCTTCGACAGACGCGCAGCATCTCAGCCGGGgaactttgttgttgttgttcttgctcttgttgttgttgttgttgtgttctgtCTCGCAGTCCGCCTGCAAAGTGTCTGCGAGGAGCACGGCGACCGACCGCGGCTTACCGGACCAGTGTCAGCACCAGGGATTCAACCATGGTGATCAAAGTGTACATAGCATCGTCCTCTGGATCCACTTCGGTAAGAGATAAGAGAGCGCCGGGGCTTTTATATGCGAGCTCTGAGCCGGGTTCATTTGCAGCATCCAGCGCTCGTCAGGCAAAAGAAGGGCGGCTGAACTTTTACTGAACTCTCAAAGTGATGTCCAGTCATCCTCTCGGTCCGGAGTGGTCTGACTGATGCTCTGTCCTCCTCGAGACTTTGGACCCAGATGGGGACCCTCAGCctcttgtcctctctctctttgcattCTTTTATTGTGTCACAgaaaggaggaggcagagaggaagttTGAGCAGGGCACCCTTCTCTGTCAGCTGTGGTTTGTCACAGTGTTTCCTGATGTGACGgtttggtgtttttgcagctGAAATGTGGCTGAGCGAGGAGAAAGGCATGCAGCAAAAACCCAGAAGTGCAATGAAAATGGTCTGTTCTGTCACCTGATGCCCGGATAGGGTGGttcacagtctgtgtgtttgatagGGGGACAGATCTGACTTGCTCTGTGTAGAAAGTAAGAGTCTTGAGTGTTGCCTTCACTGTCCTGCGGCCAAGAGGACCTTCAGCTTTACTCTTGCCAGTTTCTTCCAGAATGGAGAGGAATGATGGTGATGCAATTCTCCAGGGCCCCTTTtagacctgcagctgcagcccagGAACACTTATTCTCTGTTTAGGGCTTGTTGTAGGTCTGGATTTGCTTGGACGTACACATTTCTACAGTCAAAGTGCCCTAAAGCTTGATTTCTGGCTATAATGCACTATTCTCAGAATCAAATATATTTAGCTTTCAGATCGGCTACTGCAAGACTTTAAGCGAGATCAATGCTTTAAAGATGGTTTGGTCATGGTCCAGATATATACTCAAATGCTCAATAGTCCAAATTTGAACGTGTTCTGATGGAAGTGGCACAGAAAATAGCAGCCAGTAAATGTAGTCAAGCAGTAAGAAACATATTTGCACTGCAGAAATTAAAGTGCCTCGTCATTCCATGAGGTTCGGATGGCCTTGAGGATGATTTACCCTCGCAGAGCAGCTCCTTATCATagctcacacacagaggaagtgatCACGTCCAGAGTCCCTTTTCAGTTGGACAAAGGCCGAGTGACTTTATTGCCCTTACAGTAAATGACATTTGCAAAAGCTCTGCAGCAGTCTTGCAGGACGGGAGCTCCCTGTAAAGTCAGAGCGGCCCGAGTTCAGTCCATCAGTTTGCTGGAGGCTGTCTGGGAAAGTGCATTACCTCTCATTGATCTGTCTTCAGTAGAGTCTGCTTGAAGTGGACATGCTTATGCCCTCTTAAATGTTGCATTGGCACACTTAGACTCACATTATCGTCTCCATTCTACATCTGCTGTAGAGTTGgaagaaaagcagctgtgttACTGAGTAAAGTGCCATAAACAGTAGTGCTGTCACACTACGGAGCTTACAGGACCTGCTCCATGTCTGatttatacagtatttatgttaGAATCTCTCTTTATGTCGTGTCTATCTTTAATGTAACACCAGTAAAACAGACAGACCAGTAAAATGCTGCCAACTGGCAATTTGTGGTTGAAACCCTCTGCCCTCACCAAGCTTGCAGTTTGATTGCATCAGTGACTACCAAACAATGCGATTGCATTCCACTCTCCAGCGGTGTCTGCTGCTCCATTAATCACTCCAATCGAGTTCAGCATGTGAATGGAGCAACAGCCAAAACGGGGAGACAAGTAGGAgtatttcaaaaacaatgttttactCCACATGACAAAAAAATTGCAGGTCAATGAGAGAGACAATGTAGAATTAGCCAGAGGGATGTATCAGATTCAGCACTCGACAGGCTGCAATAGCCAGCAGTATTCAGGCGGATGTATTTCCTAAAGACACTAAGTTCTGTTCTCATGTTAGAGCACATTTTAACTCTCAGCGCCTATGCTTTCATGCAAAATCTGATCCCAAAGTTATCAGACATGGTTCCATGTAGCGCCAAGGCTGGTAAACATCTCAACAAGCATCAGGTTTAATGGACTGAAGTCTTCATTTTCTAATGTAAGACAACCACAGCAGGCTGACCAAAGATGTGTAATAATGCAGAAAGGTCAGTTAGAGAGAAGTGTTCTATAGAAGTGACAGATAATGAAGAACTGAGGTGAGCTGTGTCAACATGATTGTTCCCGTCTGCGTGATTGGTGAATAGATTAGGTTGGGTGTGTGTGCCCATTGGCTCTTGCTCTATACCTGCAAGTGTATATTCATTGCAGTCCAGTAACAGTCGTGGAATAAATATTATCTTTGTGAAGCCGTTGATGCTGTAGTATTAGGAACATTATAACATGTTGCGCCTTATAATTGAATGCTTTTCagcaaaacaccacaaactacagtctCACATGTAATTGTGTGGAATCAACAACTTTCTGACATAAAAAGTAACATAGTAAGATTTAAGAAAGGCTTTTTTCAGGTCTGCTTCCTGCCACAGTTAGTGTGGGTTAGAGTTCCTGAGCAGTGCGCTGATTGCCAGCTGAGTTCCCCCCTGTGACCCCCTGACCTGTGCTAGTCCTGCATGAGGGCTGACATCATCATATTTCCAGGCAGTAATGAGAAGCAGAGTGTTTGAGTCACCTGAAGAAATGGTGTTGTGACTGGCTGTGAATTCTCCAGAGAGACCTCTAGTGTTACCGTCAGTTGCTTTGCAAAGATTAGGTCATGCTACAAAGCCATATCCTCATATCAACCCGGGCCATAAACGCATTGTGATGTTTGTACGTGCGGTATCTTTGAGAAGATAGTACCACCTGTTCTTGATTTACCTGGTTCTTAGGTTACATGGAGGTCAAATTTGATTACCAAATACACatgtaaatacatacatacacctGTAGCAATGTATGAGGCTGTGCAGTGCTAGGCCAGCTGAAAGGACTTTGTGGAAAGAGCCAGAAACACTGACCAGCACCACAGCACTTTTACTGCCTCATTTCCCTTTATGCACTGCAGCCACACCATTGTACAATTTCCTCACTGCCACAATGAATGTACTAAGAATCACAACATCTTGGGAATATTCAACGTGTGCAGCATATTGCATAATGCATGTCCAAAGCTTGTGCTCTCTGCATCTCTGACTGCTCTTCTTCCACTGCAGCTTTGACACCAGGGTCTGTAGGTCAGGCTGGAGTTGGATGGCTGTTCCATTCAGTCAGTGAGTTTGTACAACAggtcctctttttttttttgcccatttgctgttgtttcacCTTCAGGCAGCAGTGAGGGCAcacagccagagcagcagcgtAAGGCTCTTTTGTAATAATGTTGTAATGCTGACTGAGCTCAGGATTGGGTGGAGGCTACTGTTGCTGCTAAAATGCCAGTGAGCGTCTGTTTTCAGCACAAATCAGACCTGATCTAATCAAGACAAAACGCTTATCCCAGCGTTGttatcataaacacacagtgctgGGCTTGAttcatgtttccttctgtcCAGACTGGAGTTTCCCGCATTCAAATGTTGGACCCCTGAGCCATTAAAAAGGTCATTTAGTCTTATCTACGAAGACCTTTGAAcaaattcagtttaaatgtCTTTTCCTCTTCGTCTGAGTGAATTGAACATGAATTGACCCCAACCCCGATTTGACACAGCTGATTGAATCAGCCTCCACCATATTGATCCAAGCCTGTGCTGTGGATACAGTTCACCCGATCAATGCCTGCCAttgtctgtcagctgttgcCAGAGTTCAGCCCTTTTCCAGGGATTGATCAGCCCTGGATCTGGTCTCATTGCCCCGCCACAGCTctcacatgatgatgatgatgatagtaTTGAATCTTAGGTTCTGTTTTGAATCAAAAGAATGATCCATGCAACATTAGATATGTTTCACTTCAACATGCCCTTTAAACCTCAGATCACTTCCAAAATTAAATGTTCATAATtgaattttgaaaatgaattagATAAACTTTTTAGCATGGTGATGACCTCATATTGTTGCATGTTTATCCAGATGCAGTCATTTCAGACTCACGTTTGTGCTCAAGCTGAATCGCCGAATGATTGCTGCAGTTCTTGTGTGCATGAAGCATCTTGGGAATGTGCTAACACATAAGTAGAGTGCCAGTgcggtaaaaaaaaacagaccagtGTCAAATAGTGTTtgcaagtgtttgttttgtgctgttatCAGTCTACTCAAACCAGAAGTAAGCATTTGAAATCAGTTTAGTAAACTTTAATCCGAGTAACAATTTGTGTGGCAACATTTTCATGATCCTAATTCATGACTGAAGACgtagagtctacagccatgctagcagttcTGCGGGGCTGTGCAGTGGTGCTGTGAGCtaagtgctaacatgctcaaaataaCAATGCCAACATGTTgatatttagcaggtataaAGTTTTCCATGTTAACTCTTAGATTGTACTATGGTGTGCTAGaatttgctaattagtgctaaacacaaagtacagctgaggttgatgggagtgtcattagGTGTTTGTTAATAAACCAAACTTGACCTggtgatggcgctagaggaggTAGTCTGAGGATGATCACatttattacagttcatcctgaggaggaCATTAACATTTGTACTCAATGTCATGTCAGTCCATTTaatgttgagacatttcacccAAAGCCAggaatgtcaacctcatggtggcaaCGCAGGAAAAGTCACTAGATTCATCAGGGTGCATCATCTGGGAACGAAGGATGTCTTCACTAGATCTGGTGCCATTCCACCCAGTAGAccttgagatatttcacaggataagtaAAAACTTTGACGTGCTGATGGCACCATAGAAAAGGTCAGGGGATCTTCTCTGGAGACAATGAATGTCTGGACAAATCCTATGACAACTCATCCAATTGCTTTTCATTTCgctataaaacaaaaatgttcacTGCTAGAGGAAATATCAGGGAAACATCAGTCAGCAGGATCCTCTTTCTCATTGTCTGTGGGCCACAATGTCTGGTCTAAACTTCATGGCAATATATGAAATCgtttttgagatatttccaTAATGGTGGACTGGCTGACCAGTGCTGTCGTTCATAAAGCCATGTAGATAGCACAGATAAAACCACCTACGAGCTACTGTCTGATCCACGTCTCgataaagacaaacagcagagagactgTCCTGCTTTTGCATTTAGTTCAGCTCAGCGTCAGTTCATATTTGCATACCACAGAAAGTTATTTAGGTGTTGTGAAAGAACTCAAAACCTGAAGCCTGCAGGCCTGACACAGgctcatctctctcactctctcgtCTTTCTGCGAAGGACTGAGGAGTAACTTTCTAGCATTCCAGAGAAATAGATAAGGAGTGAATAATACGAGGCATCAGGAGAGCAGTAGTTGTTTATTACCACACCCAAAACCAGGGTCAGCCTGTTTTCTTCCACATTAAAATCACCAGGAGCTCCACTCGAGACACTAGGGAGCAATGCAAAGGGCTAAAGGAGGCAAAGCTGGGAACTGTCACTGTGCAATTAGAGTTGGGGGCAGATGGCATGTGGCCAGTTTGCCCTACAAATTAATTTTGCTTGGCAACAGTACAATGCAGCCTTGAATGGGCAGAGTGCAccaaaagaaaggaggaaagaggggaaagtGGATCATTGCGTTTAATGTGCCGTTTTGGCAGTTCAGGATAACGTTAGTTTATTATAGTTTTGGATGAGAGTACCAGCTTAATGTGTGCTAACGTCAGTCCAAAGGGAGAAAGAGTAGGCAGACAGAGGACCGTCTGTGTTTAGACGCTGACTGAGTTAGAGTTTGAGCTCATGGTGTTCCACTCCGTTGCGTCGTCCCGCGCTGGTTTCCAGAGCAGGTGGGGTTTTAGGACTTTGGCCTCGGGCACGCAACTGCCATTAAATGATTTGAACTGTACCGCGGCTAATCTGCCAGCATTGTCAGCTCCCTCGTCTCCATGCCTCAGTGTTGTTCCAGCAGATGGCTGTTAAATAATCCACCTGTCTCATCGGCACATCGTAAAGCTGGGAGGAGCCCTCACACAGA is a genomic window containing:
- the LOC121611230 gene encoding non-histone chromosomal protein HMG-14A-like isoform X2, whose amino-acid sequence is MPKRKPHGTEGGEKEEPQRRSARLSAKPVQPKPEPKAKKAAKKEKAVNDKKEDKKTKKAKENAEAEANEENHSENGEAKTNEVEAAPEEAKEEAKSE
- the LOC121611230 gene encoding non-histone chromosomal protein HMG-14A-like isoform X1, yielding MPKRKPHGTEGGEKEEPQRRSARLSASVLSQKPVQPKPEPKAKKAAKKEKAVNDKKEDKKTKKAKENAEAEANEENHSENGEAKTNEVEAAPEEAKEEAKSE